CGTCGCGCTGAGCTTCGCACTCTACGGCCTTGCAAACGGAATCCGCGTTCATGCCTTCGTCTCCTACGATACGAGCCCCGGCAAGCTCTCGCTCCTCCAGGGGCTCGGTGCTGTTGTTCATTACGTTGACGGAGACAGAATGGCCGTCCACGAGCGCGCGGTCGAGTTCTCCGAGCGGAGCGGAATCACCTACGTCTCCCACTGGCTCAACCCCTACTTCCTGGAGGGCACCAAGACGGTGGCCTTTGAAATCTACGAGCAACTCGGAGTTCCCGACTGGGTTCTTGCCCCGACCGGAAGTGGAGCCCTCTTTCTCGGCCTCTGGAAGGGTTTCTCCGAACTAAAATCGATGGGGGAGATTGATAGACTTCCAAGGCTCGTCGCGGTTCAGGCTTCCGGCTACGAGAGCCTCTGCGAGCGCTCGGCAGTGAAAAACATCCTCGCTGAAGGGATAGCCATTCCCGAACCGCCGAGGCTCGACGAGATGAGAAAGGCTCTGAAAGAAACCGACGGGCTCTGCGTGAGCGTTGACGAGCTTGAAACGATGGGCGCGCTCAGCTGGCTTAAGAGGCATGGCTTTCTGGTCGAGCCAACGTCCGCCGTTGTTCTCTCCGCGCTGTGGAAGCTCATTGAAACGGACCTGGTTGAAAAAGGTGAACTCGTTGTTTTGCCTCTGACGGGGTCTGGACTTAAACTAACCCAAGGTATTTAAACTCTTGCGCCAACTAACTCCGGAGGTGGTGGCGATGATAAGGTACCCTGCAGTCGCGGGAAGCTTCTATCCATCTGACGAGACGCTCATCGAGATGCTGGGGGAGTTCTTCAGCGACCTTGGCGAGGAGGGTAGCGAGAGAAGGATAACAGCCGGAGTCGCACCCCACGCCGGCTACGTCTTTTCGGGCTACACAGCATCGAGAACATACAAGGCCATCTTCGAGGACGGCCTGCCGGAGACCTTCGTAATCCTCGGGCCGAACCATACAGGCCTCGGCTCGCCGATAGCGGTCTATCCTGAGGGAGAATGGCTGACACCACTCGGGAGCATCGAGGTCGATGCCGAGATGTCCAAGGCGATAGCGAAGCTCTCGGGCATAGCGGACTTGGACGAACTCGCGCACAGGTACGAGCATTCCATCGAGGTTCAGGTGCCCTTCATTCAGTACCTTGCCGAGCTCGCGGGTAAAAAAGTCAAAATCGTCCCGATAACCCTCGGCATTCAGGACGAGGAGGTTTCAAGGGCCCTCGGAAAGGCGATATTCGAGGCGAGCGAGGAACTCGGCAGGGACGTCGTGGTCATAGCGAGCACCGACTTCATGCACTACGGCCCGGCCTACGGCTACGTGCCCTTCAGAGCGAGGGCCGACGAGCTCCCGCACAGGATAAAGGAGTGGGACTTCAGGCTGATAAGGAGAATCCTTGACTTCGACGTTGACGGCCTGTTTAGAGAGCTCCGCGAGATGAGGCACACGATGTGCGGGCCCGGGGCCGTTGGGACTGCCATCGTTTACTCCCGTCTCGCCGGGGCGCTTGAGGCGGAGCTTTTGCACTACACGACGAGCTACGAGGTCAGCAGGAGCACCGAGGCGGTCGTTGGCTACGCGAGCATCGTGATGAGGAAGTGAAGTTTTAATAGTTCCCCTCCTATTTTCTACCATGAACATCGACGATGCCGTGAGAAAAATCCTCCAGCTCGGCGGTGACAGGGTGAAGTTCGTCATTCTCTTCGGCTCCCACGCGAGGGGGGAGGTGAGGAGGGACAGCGACGTTGATATCCTCGTGGAGTCTGAAAGGCCCGTTGGGTTGATAACGTTCGTTCGCCTTCAGGAATACCTTGAGGGGCTCCTCGGGGTTAAGGTTGACCTCGTAACGAAAAACGCTCTAAAAAAGCGCCTCAAAGAAAGGATTCTGGAAGAGGTGAAATACGCATGAAGAAACTCCTGGAGGGTCAAAGATGAGGGTTCTGGCATCTGCCCCTGCTAAAATTATCCTCTTCGGCGAGCACAGCGTTGTCTATGGAAAGCCCGCGATTGCCGCCGCGATAAACCTGAGAACCTACGTATGGGCCGAGTTCAACGACAGGGGAGCAATCAGGATAGAGGCCAAGGACATACGGGTTCCCGGTTTGACAGTTTCCTTCTCGGAGGACGAGATTTACTTCGAGAGCGATTACGGGAAAGCCGCAGAGGTCCTCAGCTACGTCCGCCAGGCGATAGAGCTCGTGAAGGACGAGGCTGGAAAGAACGGAAGGGGCATCACCGTCTCGATAACGTCTCAGATTCCAGTTGGGGCTGGCCTCGGTTCATCTGCCGCCGTAGCGGTTGCCACAATCGGCGCGGTTTCAAAGCTCCTCGGTCTCGAGCTGACCAACGAGGAAATCGGAAAGCTCGGCCACAGGGTTGAACTCCTCGTTCAAGGAGCATCGAGCGGTATCGACCCGACGGTCTCGGCGATAGGTGGCTTTATTCACTACGAGAAGGGAAACTTCGAGCACCTCCCCTTCACTGAGCTTCCCATAGTTGTCGGTTACACGGGCTCCAGCGGTTCAACAAAGGAACTCGTAGCGATGGTGAGGAGGACCTACGAGGAGATGCCGGAGATAGTCGAGCCCGTCCTCGTTGCGATGGGCAAGATAGTGGAGAAGGCCCGGGAGGTTCTCCTTTCAGACCTCGACGAGAGCCTTCGCTTCGAGAGGCTTGGAAGGCTGATGAACATCAACCACGGCCTCCTTGATGCCCTCGGCGTTTCGACGAAAAAACTCAGTGAGCTGGTCTATGCAGCGAGAACCGCCGGGGCTTTGGGGGCCAAGATAACCGGGGCCGGTGGAGGTGGCTGTATGTACGCCCTCGCTCCGGAGAAACAGAGCGAGGTAGCCACTGCGATAACGATAGCGGGTGGAACGCCGATGATAACCGAGATAAGCAGGGAAGGCCTTAGGATAGAGGAGGTGATTCCGTGATAATCGTCAAGCTCGGCGGAAGCGTCTTCAGCGACAAATCCGGTGAGCCCGAGAACTTCAGGGAGAACGTTGTCCGTTCAATAGCGGAGGAGATTAAGAGATTCTATCCCGAGGAGGACTTCATAATAGTTCACGGTGGCGGGAGCTTTGGTCACCACTATGCCAAGGAATACAGAATCCGGGACGGACTCCTTGGGTTATCAGAGGAAAACCTTTTCTGGCGCAAGAAGGGTTTCTCTCTAACCCACCACGCCATGTTGCGGGCGAGCATGAAAATCGTTGAAGCCTTCATTGAGAGAGGCCTCCCCGCGGTCTCCGTCTCGAGTTCCTCTGTGTTCCTCATGGATTCCAACAAGGTTGTCTACGGTGATGTTGAGCCCGTGAGGAAGCTGATTGAAACGGGGTTCATCCCCGTCCTTTTCGGAGATGTGGCAGTTGACCTCGCTCGGGGCGTTGATATACTCTCCGGCGACCAGATAGTTACCTACCTCACCAAGCTCTTCAGGCCGAGGAAGGTAATTTTCCTGATGAGCGTCGACGGAATCTACGACGGAAAACCGGGCGAGGGGACCCTACTCTTTGAACTTTCCCCGGATGAAATAGACAACCTCATAAAGCGTCTCGCTGGGTCTGCAGGAACCGATGTAACGGGAGGAATAATAAACAAGCTAAGGGAAGCGAAGGAGATAGCGCGTTTCGCGGAGGTCTGGTTCGTCAACGGCCTCGTCCCTGGCAGGTTGGAAGGTGCGATAAAGGGCGACGGCTTCGGGACGAGGATTCCAAAAGCCTAATAATCCTCCTGAGAAGTTTTGGCGGTGGTTGGAATGGAGGAGTTTGATAGGGAGGAGCTGACCATCATCAGGAAGTTCGAGCACATAGAGCACTGCCTCAAGAGGAACGTTCAGGCTCACGTTTCCAACGGTTTTGAGGACGTGCACTTCGTCCACATGAGTCTGCCCGAGATTGACAAGGATGAAATCGATTTGAGCGTCGAGTTCCTCGGGAGGCGCTTTGACTACCCGATTTTCATAGCGGGAATGACCGGTGGAACGAAGGGTTCCCAGCTCGCCGGAAGGATAAACAAGACCCTCGCGAAGGCGGCGCAGGAGCTCAACATACCGATGGGCGTCGGCAGTCAGAGGGCGATGATAAGGAAACCTGAAACCTGGGAGAGCTACTACGTTAGAGATGTAGCTCCGGACGTCTTCCTCGTCGGCAACCTTGGGGCACCGCAGTTCTCCGAAACCATCCCGGAGCGCTACGGCATAGAGGAGGCTTTAAAGGCCGTCGAGACGATTCAGGCGGACGCTCTGGCGATACACATGAACCCCCTGCAGGAGAGCGTCCAGCCCGAGGGGGACACGCAGTACAGGGGTGTTCTCAAAGCTTTGGCTGAACTCAAGGCGGAGTTTCCCTACCCGATAATAGCGAAGGAAACAGGAGCGGGGGTTTCCAGGGAGGTCGCGATTAGACTGGAGAGCATTGGAATCGATGCGATAGACGTGGGTGGTCTCGGAGGGACAAGCTGGAGCGCGGTCGAGTACTACCGCGCAAAGGACGAGCTCGGAAGGAACCTCGCGCTCCGCTTCTGGGACTGGGGGATTAAGACCGCTATAAGCGTCGCCGAGGTTCGCTATTCGACTGACCTGCCGATTATAGCAACGGGAGGAATGCGCGACGGGATAACGATGGCCAAAGCCCTCGCGATGGGCGCGACATTTGCGGGGGTGGCGTTACCCCTCCTCAAGCCCGCTGTGAAGGGCGACGTCGAGGGCGTCATCAAAATCCTGAGGCGCTACATCGAGGAGATAAGGAACTCGATGTTCCTCGTTGGTGCCAAAAACGTCGAGGAGCTGAGGAGGGTCCCGCTCGTCATCACGGGCTTCACGAGGGAGTGGCTCGAGCAGAGGATTGACCTGCCAACATACCTAAAAATTAGGGGGTGATTATTGTTGGATATCTCCCCAGTGGAGATTTCTCGATTTTTGGTTATTATAGTTGGTCTTTATGGCTCTTATAAAGACATTAAAAATAGCCGTCTTATAATACGCCGGAATGCTCTTAGTAGTTCCATAATCTACCAGAGAACTTTAAAGTCTCTTGAGAATAAAATGTATAACGTTTTGTTTGGTAAACCTAATTCGAGAGAGCGGATTATTCTGCTAACAGCCCCTCTTGGCGTTGTAGTTGCTGTAATGTTTTACATCATACACTACATCAAAAGTTCAGGAGTTGATGATTTTCAGGGGTTCCTACTGGAGTTTTTTATTAATAGTGACAAGGGCATTAACTTTGTGAGTTACATTGCTATCTTGATGATGTATCTATGGTTATTTTTTAAACTATTAAACTATATTATAGAAGATCCTTACGGAGATATCCATCTAAAGCTCCACTTATGTCATTCCATGAGAAACTTTTGTACCAATTAGTTGAGATACTGATGGAATTGTTTTCTGTCATTATCATCTCTGGCATGATCCTGTACGCACTGGGACTTTATGCTTTATACTTACAATTCAGAGACGCTTCTTATATATACAGTATTGTGATAACTATTTTGTTTCTGGCATTGTTTTTCATGTATATCCTACGGGATTACTTAAGATTG
The Thermococcus sp. 21S9 DNA segment above includes these coding regions:
- a CDS encoding pyridoxal-phosphate dependent enzyme; protein product: MLRCSRCGRTYPETFRLTCDCGGTLLVESNLKAFTPEPFLDVRRYRRHLPVNGRVIPVPAITPVSGLEINGVKAFFKLDYLQPSGSFKDRGTWVTVSKLLNEGITEVVLDSSGNVALSFALYGLANGIRVHAFVSYDTSPGKLSLLQGLGAVVHYVDGDRMAVHERAVEFSERSGITYVSHWLNPYFLEGTKTVAFEIYEQLGVPDWVLAPTGSGALFLGLWKGFSELKSMGEIDRLPRLVAVQASGYESLCERSAVKNILAEGIAIPEPPRLDEMRKALKETDGLCVSVDELETMGALSWLKRHGFLVEPTSAVVLSALWKLIETDLVEKGELVVLPLTGSGLKLTQGI
- a CDS encoding MEMO1 family protein — translated: MIRYPAVAGSFYPSDETLIEMLGEFFSDLGEEGSERRITAGVAPHAGYVFSGYTASRTYKAIFEDGLPETFVILGPNHTGLGSPIAVYPEGEWLTPLGSIEVDAEMSKAIAKLSGIADLDELAHRYEHSIEVQVPFIQYLAELAGKKVKIVPITLGIQDEEVSRALGKAIFEASEELGRDVVVIASTDFMHYGPAYGYVPFRARADELPHRIKEWDFRLIRRILDFDVDGLFRELREMRHTMCGPGAVGTAIVYSRLAGALEAELLHYTTSYEVSRSTEAVVGYASIVMRK
- a CDS encoding nucleotidyltransferase family protein — translated: MNIDDAVRKILQLGGDRVKFVILFGSHARGEVRRDSDVDILVESERPVGLITFVRLQEYLEGLLGVKVDLVTKNALKKRLKERILEEVKYA
- a CDS encoding mevalonate kinase — translated: MRVLASAPAKIILFGEHSVVYGKPAIAAAINLRTYVWAEFNDRGAIRIEAKDIRVPGLTVSFSEDEIYFESDYGKAAEVLSYVRQAIELVKDEAGKNGRGITVSITSQIPVGAGLGSSAAVAVATIGAVSKLLGLELTNEEIGKLGHRVELLVQGASSGIDPTVSAIGGFIHYEKGNFEHLPFTELPIVVGYTGSSGSTKELVAMVRRTYEEMPEIVEPVLVAMGKIVEKAREVLLSDLDESLRFERLGRLMNINHGLLDALGVSTKKLSELVYAARTAGALGAKITGAGGGGCMYALAPEKQSEVATAITIAGGTPMITEISREGLRIEEVIP
- a CDS encoding isopentenyl phosphate kinase produces the protein MIIVKLGGSVFSDKSGEPENFRENVVRSIAEEIKRFYPEEDFIIVHGGGSFGHHYAKEYRIRDGLLGLSEENLFWRKKGFSLTHHAMLRASMKIVEAFIERGLPAVSVSSSSVFLMDSNKVVYGDVEPVRKLIETGFIPVLFGDVAVDLARGVDILSGDQIVTYLTKLFRPRKVIFLMSVDGIYDGKPGEGTLLFELSPDEIDNLIKRLAGSAGTDVTGGIINKLREAKEIARFAEVWFVNGLVPGRLEGAIKGDGFGTRIPKA
- the fni gene encoding type 2 isopentenyl-diphosphate Delta-isomerase, with the protein product MEEFDREELTIIRKFEHIEHCLKRNVQAHVSNGFEDVHFVHMSLPEIDKDEIDLSVEFLGRRFDYPIFIAGMTGGTKGSQLAGRINKTLAKAAQELNIPMGVGSQRAMIRKPETWESYYVRDVAPDVFLVGNLGAPQFSETIPERYGIEEALKAVETIQADALAIHMNPLQESVQPEGDTQYRGVLKALAELKAEFPYPIIAKETGAGVSREVAIRLESIGIDAIDVGGLGGTSWSAVEYYRAKDELGRNLALRFWDWGIKTAISVAEVRYSTDLPIIATGGMRDGITMAKALAMGATFAGVALPLLKPAVKGDVEGVIKILRRYIEEIRNSMFLVGAKNVEELRRVPLVITGFTREWLEQRIDLPTYLKIRG